A section of the Polyangium spumosum genome encodes:
- a CDS encoding DUF4123 domain-containing protein, protein MDTGIHERESPLVTTAAFADGIERLAASGRLFAAVDAADAPYVAEKAAEAGPLGAVCLYKPRDAAEWADAAPYLFQVDSAAWTWLREGLAEDPSLCVFVIADTNLEGVRRHFRRYLVVQSPAGTKMNFRFYDPRVLVTWLDCCTALELDDFYGPVSEFGIPTEDGLGALFWKRVIEGAPRRREDVLYKLRPAQMRAFSKATEERFTDRTVNFLQAQFPDAREEPRPQLKFFVADQIDRARSMHGFSTELELVTYVITAWALGGDFDTAMPAVAETLAAKHLSSGDKAAWISEFTRKLLRTLEET, encoded by the coding sequence ATGGACACCGGCATACACGAGCGCGAGTCTCCCCTCGTCACGACCGCGGCCTTCGCCGACGGGATCGAGCGCCTCGCGGCTTCGGGTCGCCTCTTCGCCGCGGTCGACGCGGCCGACGCGCCGTACGTCGCGGAGAAGGCCGCCGAAGCCGGCCCCCTCGGCGCCGTCTGTCTCTACAAACCGCGGGACGCGGCCGAGTGGGCTGACGCGGCGCCGTACCTCTTCCAGGTCGATTCTGCGGCGTGGACGTGGCTGCGCGAGGGCCTCGCAGAGGATCCGAGCCTCTGCGTCTTCGTGATCGCCGACACGAACCTCGAGGGCGTGCGGCGGCATTTTCGCCGCTACCTCGTGGTCCAGTCGCCGGCGGGCACGAAGATGAACTTCCGCTTCTACGATCCGCGCGTGCTCGTCACGTGGCTCGACTGCTGCACGGCGCTCGAGCTCGACGATTTCTACGGCCCGGTGAGCGAGTTCGGCATCCCCACGGAGGACGGCCTCGGCGCGCTCTTCTGGAAGCGCGTCATCGAGGGCGCGCCGCGGCGGCGCGAGGACGTGCTCTACAAGCTCCGCCCCGCGCAGATGCGCGCCTTCTCGAAGGCGACCGAGGAGCGCTTCACCGATCGCACGGTGAATTTCCTCCAGGCGCAGTTCCCGGACGCGCGGGAGGAGCCGAGGCCCCAGCTCAAGTTCTTCGTCGCGGACCAGATCGACAGGGCGCGCTCGATGCACGGGTTCTCGACCGAGCTCGAGCTCGTGACATACGTCATCACGGCCTGGGCGCTCGGCGGTGATTTCGACACGGCGATGCCTGCCGTGGCGGAGACGCTCGCGGCCAAGCACCTCTCGTCCGGTGACAAGGCCGCGTGGATCTCGGAGTTCACGCGCAAGCTTCTTCGTACGCTCGAGGAGACCTGA
- a CDS encoding PAAR domain-containing protein, with amino-acid sequence MPQAARKGDLTVHGGVIAEGSPDVTIGGMPAARLIDKHICPLHGPGPVTKTSETVFINKVGVARVGDACTCMAPSTALGGGNAEKPDQGSWKLNADGVATRESKVEGEGTGKSLREAVDNAADDALGNAMSPDPKANQWQPKVAVGANRELWSATTIPKGHDGKPLDNYTDWFSGSTQGSIGANAEFESVRDMKANAGGKAEIEGSLFRAAGKAGDADGWGEVSGEAKVLTAKADANAGGQFEVKDGRVEAAYVEAGAGAGASVVEGKVSGKKSVTLFGLKISAEGEGSGALLTAEARASAFAGYRDGKFQMGFGAKVGALLAGLGFKLNITIERAEEEKKEPKEIPGMPGVIGIDTIAIGCMTVLIGGNPPAYRPGAPAPDKAPGVIVDAIGIRNKSQAMTLKAAKRAASPFTPIKCDF; translated from the coding sequence ATGCCGCAAGCCGCACGCAAAGGCGATCTGACGGTCCACGGCGGCGTGATCGCCGAGGGTTCGCCCGACGTCACGATCGGCGGGATGCCCGCCGCGCGCCTGATCGACAAACACATCTGCCCGCTGCACGGACCCGGGCCCGTCACGAAGACCTCGGAGACGGTCTTCATCAACAAGGTCGGCGTCGCGCGCGTGGGCGACGCGTGCACGTGCATGGCGCCCTCCACGGCCCTCGGCGGGGGCAACGCCGAAAAACCCGACCAGGGATCGTGGAAGCTCAACGCGGACGGCGTCGCCACGCGAGAGAGCAAGGTCGAGGGCGAGGGCACGGGCAAGTCGCTCAGAGAGGCGGTCGACAACGCGGCCGACGACGCGCTCGGCAACGCGATGAGCCCCGATCCGAAGGCCAACCAGTGGCAACCCAAGGTCGCGGTCGGCGCCAACCGCGAGCTCTGGAGCGCGACGACCATCCCCAAGGGCCACGACGGCAAACCCCTCGACAACTACACGGACTGGTTCTCGGGCTCGACGCAGGGTTCCATCGGGGCAAACGCCGAGTTCGAGAGCGTTCGCGACATGAAGGCGAACGCCGGCGGCAAGGCCGAGATCGAGGGCTCGCTCTTCCGCGCGGCGGGCAAGGCCGGCGACGCGGACGGGTGGGGCGAGGTCTCGGGCGAGGCGAAGGTCCTCACGGCGAAGGCCGACGCAAACGCGGGCGGGCAGTTCGAGGTCAAGGACGGGAGGGTCGAGGCGGCGTACGTCGAAGCGGGCGCAGGCGCGGGCGCGTCGGTCGTCGAGGGCAAGGTCTCGGGGAAGAAGTCCGTGACGCTCTTCGGCCTCAAGATCAGCGCGGAGGGCGAGGGCTCGGGGGCGCTGCTCACGGCGGAGGCGCGCGCGAGCGCGTTCGCGGGTTACCGCGACGGCAAGTTCCAGATGGGGTTCGGCGCGAAGGTCGGCGCGTTGCTCGCGGGCCTCGGCTTCAAGCTCAACATCACGATCGAGCGGGCCGAGGAGGAGAAAAAAGAGCCGAAGGAGATCCCCGGCATGCCCGGCGTGATCGGCATCGACACGATCGCGATCGGCTGCATGACCGTGCTCATCGGCGGCAACCCGCCCGCGTACCGCCCCGGCGCGCCCGCGCCGGACAAGGCGCCCGGCGTCATCGTCGACGCGATCGGCATCCGCAACAAATCCCAGGCGATGACGCTCAAGGCCGCGAAGCGCGCGGCCTCGCCGTTCACGCCGATCAAGTGTGATTTCTGA